CCGGCAAAAGCACGTTCCTGCCGACGGCGGTTCGTCAGTTCGCGGCTGGAATCTTCAATCAGTTGTTCCAGGACAAAGGGATCAGGACTAGGTGTGTTGTTGTTGGCCATGACGATGGTGAAAGgttatgctttgatctttgttaaagaaggggaagcaaggtttcccacagacggcgccactgatcatacctgatcagaagaatcgtcaaggcgcaatgtctggcttgaagagcaagatggggggggtacctgcaaggttctccgatgcttaagtcagtagctatcagagaatgaggtttagagttaagaatagaatacctgaccctctagtgaaagagggtatttatagcccccagcgctgggccaaggttccctaattgggccaaatccaactggaggcccacgtgctatggaactgccagaacgtcccatgctagggctgagtcagcaggagactcacgttctggatgcacatggcgtagggttcggagatggttgaccgaatccttcgctgagacgtgacgcgtggtcttcgtgcgtggataactccttgacgATTATCTAGTAAGTGGGCCCAAAGGTTTGGGCCTGCTCGCCAGGGTCTTCGCGACGGGCAGCCCGTATCTGTTGTCCAGTAATTGGGCCCAAGGGaagtgggcctgctcggctggtaatcaagggttgggcctgctcggcccagaccagaacagtaccttttattttgttttatttcaccGAGTTGTTTATCAATGTAGCGGCAAACAATTTCCCGTATCAGTTGTGTTCGAgacttgattttttattttttatgcttttaactatttatttaataaaataccaAAGTGTCTTTGAACAAGGATTTAACTTGTGCACTGCgtcttaaaaattataaaattatatacttACTAAGTGAACTAAATAAATTGTTTTGATGACTACTGCTTTTCAAAgcatatataatattaatttcattaatgtttctaaaattatataattagtgttacttttaattaattcttatatatatacatatatatatatatatatatatatatatatatatatatatatatatatatatatatatacatatatatatatatatatatatatatatataaaataacaaattatttgaattatacacttaaaaattaatgaaaaataataatggTATGAGTtaaaatttttgttaaaatattttttaatatttatgtgaGAGATATCTTAATCACACAAttaaaaatcattgaaaaatatgaAAGTAATCTGATTCTAATTTGTTCTTGCGTAGTCctaacaacaactaaaaaatTTTATTCTTATGTAATTACTACTAACAATTTTCACTCTTCTTATATCGAAAAAAGGACAAAGCGATAAACAAACTTAATTTGAATTATTGgtggtttttttataaaaagatatattattaaatttattttataataataaattaaaaattagaaatatttgaattatttataaataatttttttgattaattaCTCAATTTTTTAGTGATGGatccatttttattatttgtccTGGATTTTTAGAAGTTCAGGATTGACGCTCTAGTGTTTGTATTTTTAATTTCTCTCATCTACTCAATCTCCTCTAACTCATCCAATGGAGCTTCTTAGATTCTCTCTCAATATGGAAAATATGTGCATCTTATCGTCTCATACTCTATGTTGAGTCCCATGTACTATTTTCAAGAAAATCCAACGACGGGGAATTGTTGAGAAATGATGTTGTGTTCACATGGTTACTGGCCCACAACATTGAGATAACCTAGGTCAGTATGGTAGTTCAACAAATGTTCATTTTTATCAATTCATTTCTTCAAAAACAAACATTTTGGCAATAGAGAGATAAACGAGCGTTTGCCAGGGTGAGGCAAAGGCAGAAACCAAAGTCCTACTTAGTCttcttttataaataatttaatcaatCTAAAATCACTTCTACCAAACTAAACATCATTAGCCAATTAACAAATTAAGCGAATTCAATACTCCAAACGGTCCTCAGTGGAACGATACAATTATATTAGTGTAATAGAACTGTGCGCTTGAGGCCTATCACATTCACAATCATACATTACAAAAGAGGAGAAAATGtctaaacaaataaaagaaaaattagacTGAACTTGAAGTTAACACTTGGGAAGATCAGCCGGTGGTGGAAGCACCTTCTGATTTGGGAGCTTTCCATCCAAAACAATCCATGCCATCTTAAGACCCCAACTTGTGTGGATTTCAAAGTGACAATGCATAAACCATGCCCCTACACACACAAATCAAAACGTTTTCTTTAGGTAACCTTCGAGTTTCTGATGTTCGGCTTAAAGATAAGTAAAGTCTGGTCAATGATTATTTCAATACAAGTTCGAACTTAGATGGTTAGCTTAATCAATTAGGAACTAACCTGGATTATCTGCTAGGAATCTGATAGCAACCCAACCGCCAGATGGAACACCAACTGTATTCCTTTCAACAGGATCAACAAGATTAAAATTTTGCGGATCCTTATTCGAATCATAGTTACCGAATCCTTGTCCAACAACAAAGAAGTTATATCCATGCAAATGAAGAGGGTGACTTTCAACACTAATGATACTAGTATCCTGCAACACAAGCTCCACACTTGTGTTAAAAGGAAGAACCACTACCTTTTTTCCACTCCCCACCAAAATGTTATCCGGCGGCGTGCCCGTATAATTAAATGGATTCAAAGGTGTACTTGGGAAATCAGGAGTGTAAGTACCATTTAATTGTCCTAAGTAGTGAGCTTGAAGTAATGCAGTGGTTGGCATTGTGAAAGAAATATTGTTCACTGATGCTGCAAACATTGTTCCATTGGGACCTTGACATGTTTGGTTTTTGTTACAAGGTTTAGTACCTTGGCCTACTGTGAAGAAAAAGTGCTTATCAACTTTCTGTGGAACATTAGCTGGAAATTGAGCATTAGCTAAGCTATGAAGTTTGTTGGAGAATTTTGTCGCGAACGAAGTGTCACTAAGTTGTGGAAGATTAGGTTGAAATAATGGAGGTTTGATTAGCGAAGAATTCGAGCTATAAGTGGTAAATGGGGTTTCATATTCTATTATTCCAGCAACTGTTGAGTTGTCAAAAGTTGCTATGCCTGTGGCATATGGTCTAGCTAACATAAAGAATGACGCATTTGGATAATATGGCTTTGTTTTGAGAAGAACATTTGTGGTTTGGCCAGGTGCAATAAGGATTGTGTCGGTTTCGAATGGTTTTACATAAACTGCATCGGCTTCAACAACTGTGAGAGTGTGATTTGCAATGCTGAAGAATAGTTGATTATTCAGTGCCGCGTTGATGAAACGTAGAAGGTAAGTTTTTCCAGGTTTCACCTTCAGCTTGAATGTATCTGCATAAAATGACACGTTAAAATGACACTGATAGTGACAGGCAACCACCGTAGGTAAATGTTTCTTTTATCTATAAAAATTGTCTGTCACTAAAAACTAGAGTAATTGTTATACCATGTCGGCCTCTGTAGAAATAGTTTATTATCTACGGGGGCCGACATGTTCTATGTATTAGTAAAGTAAAGCATGTGTTATTTTTATATACCTTTATCAGAGCAATTATAAAGTGGTCCTGGAAGTCCATTAATTGTGTATGCATCAGAAACATTGGGTCCTCCGCCAGTTTGAAGAGCTTCTTCAATGATTGCTTCAGAATCTCCATTAAACCATTCTCCTAaaaccataattaattaaattataattagcaTACATAAATTAAGATATTTATATAGTCTATCTATTAGTCCATTAAGTGGTTTCATTACCAAATATAATAGGAACTTCTTTGTATGGTTTTGCAAAAGGATACTCAACATTTTCCTTAGGAAGAATGATGAGAGGACCATAGAGTGATGATCTTAACCAAGATATATGAGCATGCCAAAAGAGTGTTCCTCTTTGGCCTTTGATTGTGTAATTGTAAACATAGCTTTGACCTGTTTGGATTGGACATTGTGTCACATATGCTGGTCCATCTGCCCATCCTGATTGAAGCTGCCTAATTCCATGCCTATTTCAATTATACCAAACTTTTTCATTAGCTGTGATAaattaattacttatttatttttattgcaaggTTGTTTACCAGTGAATTGTGATGTTGTTTTGTACATGGTTAACAACTGTGATGACAAGACGATCGCCTTCTCTAGCGTCAATGCGAGGCCCCGGAAATTCACCATTCACAGTCACCAAGCTCTTTTTGTGACACAATCTTGTCACATTTTGATACCTTATCTGCATCAATATATAACCTCAACTAAAAGATAGAAGTAAAATCAAAACATAAAAGGAAAttgtaagaaaattaatggtagAGTGTTTTTGAGGATGTACATCAAATTGATAGTGTCTGGTTGTGCTAGCAAGTGCAACCTCAAGTAAGCAGAAATTAATCAATGACAAAAATATCACTTGGATTTTAAGTGATGAAAAAAGGGGAACACCCATTATGATATTGAAACTTCTAGGGACTTTGTTACAAAAGTTTGTTGATGCTATGTTGAAACAATGTTGGTCTTTGTATAGAAAGTTTGTTGATGCTAGGTTGAAACAATGTTAGTCTTTATATAGATGTATCATTAGGTGTATAAAATATAATGTAATATTCAAATATAAGATGAATTTAATATTGTTGCCATTGAACTATTATAATAATAGTTAGAACTTTTGGGAAATAATCACAACAATAAGAACCCTTAAAGTGGAAAATTTTTCCGCACATGTTTAATTTAAATAGAcagatagaaaaataaatttcaaagcacATCAGTAATAACAAAACAAATTAAAAGTACTTAGaccaaatttttattataaaaacttcGGGACCTAATACAATAAAATCTTTtactatataaataatataagtaATATAAATAATAGAAACACAAACGTCTTTCTAATAACACTAGAgaataataatttttaacaaaGATAAAAAACACACAATCAAACAATATTTCTATAAAGGTGGGTATCCTGATACAAACCTAAAACAAGGCAAAACTacttagaaaatatataaaaataggtAAGTGATAGAaagaatatgatgaatttgttaaaaaaaattgattaaaggTGCTACACATTCATTTATTACTTAGAAATTTGTGAAATTAAAAGGTTCATTTACATCAAGATACCGTTGAAATctaacaataatatttatttatcactcaaaaaaaatttcatattggTTGGTAAACAAAACCAAAGtgaaaaatgaattatttttgtaTTAATTAAACATAAATTGAAGTGGCTGGAATTCGAAGTCTATACCCTAAATAGCTTACCTTTTGGTTTTTTAGAAAAATTGATGAGTAAGCTATTTCGAAGCATAAACTGAAGTTGTTGGGATGACTTGAACTATTTTACCACTTAGTTTTTCTAAAAAACCGAATGAATAGTTTGTTCattttaaaatcaacaaaatacatGATATTAT
The Vicia villosa cultivar HV-30 ecotype Madison, WI linkage group LG6, Vvil1.0, whole genome shotgun sequence genome window above contains:
- the LOC131611794 gene encoding laccase-17-like, whose product is MGVPLFSSLKIQVIFLSLINFCLLEVALASTTRHYQFDIRYQNVTRLCHKKSLVTVNGEFPGPRIDAREGDRLVITVVNHVQNNITIHWHGIRQLQSGWADGPAYVTQCPIQTGQSYVYNYTIKGQRGTLFWHAHISWLRSSLYGPLIILPKENVEYPFAKPYKEVPIIFGEWFNGDSEAIIEEALQTGGGPNVSDAYTINGLPGPLYNCSDKDTFKLKVKPGKTYLLRFINAALNNQLFFSIANHTLTVVEADAVYVKPFETDTILIAPGQTTNVLLKTKPYYPNASFFMLARPYATGIATFDNSTVAGIIEYETPFTTYSSNSSLIKPPLFQPNLPQLSDTSFATKFSNKLHSLANAQFPANVPQKVDKHFFFTVGQGTKPCNKNQTCQGPNGTMFAASVNNISFTMPTTALLQAHYLGQLNGTYTPDFPSTPLNPFNYTGTPPDNILVGSGKKVVVLPFNTSVELVLQDTSIISVESHPLHLHGYNFFVVGQGFGNYDSNKDPQNFNLVDPVERNTVGVPSGGWVAIRFLADNPGAWFMHCHFEIHTSWGLKMAWIVLDGKLPNQKVLPPPADLPKC